In Cucurbita pepo subsp. pepo cultivar mu-cu-16 chromosome LG04, ASM280686v2, whole genome shotgun sequence, the following are encoded in one genomic region:
- the LOC111792693 gene encoding AAA-ATPase ASD, mitochondrial-like, whose product MGMGELWTQVGSLMATTMFIWAIVNQYFPHQFQSHIKRYLHKLIAFLYPYITITFPEFTGEHLRRSEAFTAIQNYLQSKTSIHAKRLKAEVVKDSKSLVLTMDDNEEVLDEYKGVKIWWTSTKNIPKTQSFSIYPNSDERRFYKLTFHRRHRDIILESFINHIMEEGKAVEVKNRQRKLYMNNSETNWWHRSNWRHVPLEHPSSFKTLAMDPKMKQEIVNELIKFKNGKEYYEKVGKAWKRGFLLYGPPGTGKSSMIAAMANFMEYDVYDLELTCVKDNSELKKLLIDISSKSIIVIEDIDCSLDLTRQREKEEKKEKQAIKKGDEEEKKGSKVTLSGLLNFIDGIWSSCGGERLIIFTTNHKEKLDEALIRRGRMDKHIEMSYCGFEGFKVLAMNYLDVEWHDCYDKIEQLLEEIEVTPADVAENLTPKFEGEEINDCFKRLIDVLEKKKQESCENDMKNNGIKSNGVVAEDGKENGDM is encoded by the coding sequence ATGGGCATGGGCGAGCTATGGACTCAAGTTGGGTCTCTAATGGCGACCACCATGTTCATTTGGGCAATTGTTAATCAATATTTCCCCCACCAATTTCAATCCCATATCAAAAGATATCTCCACAAACTCATCGCTTTTCTTTACCCTTACATAACAATCACTTTCCCTGAGTTCACCGGCGAGCATCTCCGCCGTAGTGAAGCTTTCACCGCCATTCAAAACTACCTCCAATCCAAGACCTCAATTCACGCCAAGCGCCTAAAGGCCGAAGTAGTCAAAGATAGCAAATCATTGGTATTAACAATGGATGACAACGAAGAGGTTCTTGATGAATATAAAGGCGTCAAAATTTGGTGGACTTCCACTAAAAACATCCCTAAAACTCAATCATTTTCGATTTACCCTAATTCCGACGAGCGACGATTCTATAAGCTTACATTCCATCGCCGACACCGTGATATCATTCTCGAGTCGTTTATTAACCATATCATGGAAGAAGGGAAGGCGGTCGAGGTTAAAAACCGACAACGGAAGCTTTACATGAATAACTCCGAGACGAATTGGTGGCATAGAAGCAATTGGAGACATGTTCCGTTGGAACACCCttcaagttttaaaactttggcTATGGATCCCAAGATGAAGCAAGAGATTGTTAATGAATTAATCAAGTTCAAGAATGGTAAAGAGTATTATGAGAAGGTGGGGAAGGCTTGGAAACGTGGGTTTCTTCTCTATGGTCCTCCCGGCACCGGTAAGTCCTCGATGATCGCCGCCATGGCGAATTTCATGGAATATGATGTCTATGATCTTGAATTGACATGTGTTAAGGACAATTCCGAGCTGAAAAAGTTGTTGATTGATATCTCAAGCAAGTCAATTATAGTGATTGAAGATATTGATTGCTCTCTTGATCTTACGAGGCAAAGGgaaaaggaggagaagaaggaaaaacaggCAATTAAGAAGGGtgatgaagaagagaagaaagggaGTAAGGTGACACTTTCAGGGTTGTTGAATTTCATTGATGGGATTTGGTCATCTTGTGGAGGAGAGAGGTTGATTATCTTCACCACAAATCATAAGGAAAAGCTTGATGAAGCTTTGATTAGGAGAGGAAGAATGGATAAACATATTGAGATGTCATATTGTGGATTTGAAGGATTCAAAGTTCTTGCTATGAATTATTTGGACGTTGAATGGCATGATTGTTATGACAAAATTGAGCAATTGTTGGAGGAGATTGAGGTGACGCCGGCGGATGTGGCGGAGAATTTGACGCCTAAGTTTGAAGGTGAAGAAATAAATGATTGTTTCAAGAGATTGATTGATGTtcttgagaagaagaaacaagaatcaTGTGAAAATGACATGAAAAACAATGGAATTAAG